A segment of the Carya illinoinensis cultivar Pawnee chromosome 1, C.illinoinensisPawnee_v1, whole genome shotgun sequence genome:
ttcactccaaaaataaacgtaataaacttagtactaaaaaattttaaatattcaattaagcctagtgttgtagactataatgtattctgacacttctaactatctcaaataattaaaatcgcatttttagcaccatagtgagtgataatactaactatgttgacaggctaaaacctatgcgattagtcgattcgtgtaaacttacggaattttcacgaggttcctaaagtcaatagaaattccacaattgaatttcattgcgggctgttacaatctcccctcctaaaaaaaagatttcgtcctcgaaatcgacataagtaacaattcaaaagttaaggaaacacatatactttattgatatcGAACAAAGAAGTACAACGTCTGATATTGTCAATCCCGTACAAGTGAACCACAAAGTATCAATTAAgcaaaagcccaaaacaaatctgcaagactgaatttagatgtcaaataactgggggtacttggctcgcatatcaacttccttctcccaagtcgcctcttgaatattgtgattttgccaaagtactttgaacaatgggatcttacggttctgcaactctttatctttccagtcaagaatttgcattgGCTTCTCTTCATAGGTCAAGTTGGGTTGTAAAGGTATGGTATCGGGATCCACTATCATTGGTGtctgattcccaaaactctttttcaaagaagacacgtggaaaacattatgaattccatggaactcagttggcaattccaaacgatatgcaactactcccactttctccactatctcatagggtcccacatatctcggacttaacttgtttttcactctgaaacgacttactcctctcataggagatacctttacatagacccaatctccaactttaaaatctatgctcctccttcgattatcagcgtagctcttctgtcgactctgtgctgttttcatcctttctttaatcaagtgtacttggtccttaatctcttgtaagacttctggtccaactactttgctttcccctacttcatcccaatacagaggtgatctacactttctaccatacaaggcttcatatggtgccatttgaatagtggACTGGGaactattgttataagcaaattctaccaaaggtaattgtttctcccaattccctttgtaatccaaaacacaggctcttagcatatcttccaaagtttgaatcgtcctttctgtctgtccatctgtttgtgggtggtatgcactactaaacctcagattagagcccatcgattcttgtaaacttttccagaagcgtgacgtaaaacgagggtctctatctgatacgatcgtcttaggcactccatgcaatctgacaatctctgctatataaattctcgtcaatctttctagagaatctttattcttgatgggtatgaagtgagcactttttgtcagacgatcaactattacccagatagtattatttccggctgaggtccttggaaagcctactataaaatccatggaaatatcctcccatttccattctggGATTGGCAATGACTGCAATTTACCGGCTGGCTTTTGGTGCTCTGCTTTTACTAATCTACAGACAGAACATTTGTTCACAAACTCTGCtacatccttcttcattccttcccaccaaaaagactgtttcaaatcttgatacatttttgtactaccaggatgagcagtgtaaggtgtgttatgagcttcctttagtactttttcctttaactcttcgtctgctggaatgactcttcggtccttgtaatacagagtcccatcctctctgaggctgaagtccactggtccttttgacttttcgatcttttttacaacttctgcaagtttactgtccttcttttgacggtctttcagttcttcccagtccaatggaatgaattcttggattgtagtcaacATGGTTTCCTGACTACGGTTTCTAATCAACAGTTTTCTCATACCACATAAGAGGGAATTTACTTCTGATGAAGCTTCTTGTCTGCTCCTGCAgcttaaagcatcagctaccacgttggcctttccaggatgatacttgatgtcgcactgatagtcgctgattaattccagccatcttctttgcctcatattaagattcttctgctcaaacaggtactttaggcttttgtgatccgtgaagacttcacacttctcgccatacaaataatgtctccaaatcttaagagcaaaaactactgcagctaattccaaatcatgagtaggataattctgctcgtgattcttcagttgtcgtgaagcataagcaaccactttcccttcttgcattagcacacATCCGAGTCCTGCCTTAGATGCATCGCTATATACCATAAAAGATTTAAGAGGTTCCGGCAGTGTAAGTACCGGTGCGGTggtaagtcttttcttcaactcaagaaaacttgtttcgcacttatcattccaagtaaatttcacatttttcttagtcagggcggtgagtggtccagacaaacgggagaatccttccacaaatctcctatagtaaccagccagttctaagaaacttcggatctcatgcacactggtcggtctctgccagttcgttacggcttcaatcttgctcgggtctactgctactcctctactagagatcacatgacctagaaattttacttcttccagccaaaactcacacttacaaagtttggcataaagtttctgatccttaagtatagttaaagccatgcttagatgatgtttgtgttcctccttgttcttagagtagattaagatgtcatcaatgaatacgacaacaaaattatccaaataaggtctgaatattttgttcatcatgtccatgaatgcggctggagcattggttaacccaaaaggcatcaccaaaaactcgaagtggccataccttgtcctaaaggcagttttcagcacatcttgatccttgacttttagctgatgatacccggatctcaggtcaatctttgaaaacactgctgctccttgcaattgatccaacaaatcatcgattctgggtaatgggtatctattcttaattgtcaccttattcaactctctatagtctatacacatcctcatagatccatcttttttcttcacaaataacaCAGGTGCTCCCCACGACGAAGAACTAGGGCGGATAAAACCCTTCTCCAAAAGTTCCTCCAATTGTAGCTTAAGCTCCTTCAATTCGGTAGGAGCCATACGATATGGCGCCTTGTGAGTCGGAGTTGTTGCTGGCTCCAACTCTATTTGGAATTCTATCTCTCTATCCGGTGGTAAACCAAGTAACTCATCGATGAAAACTTCAGGAAAGTCTTCAACCACAGGTATCCCTTGGATTCCTATAGTTTTGGTTGTCTCCTCTACAGTTATCAATAGAAACACTGAGGCTCCATCATCGATACACTTCCTTACTTGCAACGCCGAGATCAAAGTTGGGGTGGCCTTAACTAATGTTCCAGCGTAACTCATCCTGTCTTCAGTGGGAGGTTCAAACACAACCTCTCGTTTCCGACAGTCTATCTTAGCATAGTGCTTGAAAAGccagtccatccccaaaatcaggTCGAATTCCATCTGCCCGAATACTAACAAGTTAGCCTTTAGTGTCCTTCCTTCTAGCTCTAACGGACAATCCTTAACTAAACGGGTACAAGATACTGTATTCCCATCGGGAATTAATACTACAACCCGTCGTGGTAAgagttcagtctgcaaactacaAATTCGTGCAAACGCTGCAGACACAAAGGACTGCGACGCACCCGAATCGAATAGTGCACAAGCCAAGAACCTTAACAAATTAAcacttcctaaaaaaaaaatatacaccaatattaatactaattctagCACATTGATAATACCTGCAATATCATAAATACtaaaaggaaagggaaaaataaaaataaaaaaaaatactagtcatgacgccagcttcatcagtttcaggtgcgtcaacatcaaaatcacctGGTGTTACTGCATACACGCGTGCCGGGATGTGGGGCCTTGGCTTGCGATCACCAGTTCCACTACCTTGCTTGGTGTTAGGACAATCTCTAATCATATGTCCTGGTTTTCCACATCGGTAACAGACTCCATATCCCCTGTAACATTCTCCAGAATGAAGCTTACCACACTTAGGGCATGGTGAATAAAAGGACGGCTTCTGTCCTCCTATCATTATTCCCTTGCCTTTCTCCGGACTAGAAAAAGGCCTCTTTTTCTCAGCACTACCGCTTGTAGTAAATGGCATGGCCCTCTTTCGATCGGTCATGTTCTGGATCGCCAATTCCTTCTGCTCAGCCTCTGCTATTGCCGCtacatttaccaactcttggtaattctctattctaaggcaagct
Coding sequences within it:
- the LOC122318093 gene encoding uncharacterized protein LOC122318093, with the translated sequence MTDRKRAMPFTTSGSAEKKRPFSSPEKGKGIMIGGQKPSFYSPCPKCGKLHSGECYRGYGVCYRCGKPGHMIRDCPNTKQGSGTGDRKPRPHIPARVYAVTPGSVNLLRFLACALFDSGASQSFVSAAFARICSLQTELLPRRVVVLIPDGNTVSCTRLVKDCPLELEGRTLKANLLVFGQMEFDLILGMDWLFKHYAKIDCRKREVVFEPPTEDRMSYAGTLVKATPTLISALQRRQPKL